A region of Liolophura sinensis isolate JHLJ2023 chromosome 8, CUHK_Ljap_v2, whole genome shotgun sequence DNA encodes the following proteins:
- the LOC135473994 gene encoding uncharacterized protein LOC135473994, which translates to MHMTGVASLAGLLLAVTFCNATTLDPLWTAGERGPDPSLVTPQCVDAGDCNMCKFFGWIAHRQNCDASVTELLNRYCVATDANYNSLSSTGKEYATLVKACQIKALIPFYGTSAGTCSKIESVAQLSWFGTAGSHLSCLFQQGLLCDLIKNDQDLEVYWQIYEECTTPESEAIITFMQSLAKGKCDAAASNNLEDFIQDKFDQPDPNQPPANPPAPSRRPPGNNSPSRRPPGNNQPSRRPPPSNPDPWTPEPAITPDPWPQPPARPSPRPRPPVRRPNKNKNKNKNKNKNKNKNKNKNKNKNKNNKNNNKNNNRRPTPPTPRVPPPYNLHYW; encoded by the exons ATGCATATGACTGGGGTGGCCTCATTGGCCGGTCTCCTCCTGGCGGTGACCTTTTGTAATGCAACGACCTTGGACCCTCTATGGACTGCTGGGGAGCGGGGACCAGATCCAA GTCTGGTTACTCCTCAATGTGTGGACGCTGGCGACTGCAACATGTGTAAGTTCTTTGGGTGGATCGCTCATCGTCAGAACTGCGATGCCAGCGTCACGGAGTTGCTGAACCGTTACTGCGTGGCCACTGATGCTAACTACAACTCCCTCTCCAGTACC GGAAAGGAGTACGCCACCTTAGTCAAAGCCTGCCAGATCAAAGCTTTGATTCCCTTCTACGGAACGTCTGCCGGAACTTGCTCCAAAATTGAGTCTGTTGCGCAGCTCTCGTGGTTCGGCACGGCTGGTTCTCATCTGAGCTGTCTCTTCCAGCAAGGTCTTCTCTGTGACCTCATTAAGAACGATCAGGACTTAGAAGTTTACTGGCAAATTTATGAAGAATGTACCACTCCCGAATCTGAGGc GATAATAACCTTCATGCAATCACTGGCCAAAGGAAAGTGTGATGCCGCAGCCAGCAACAACCTGGAGGATTTTATTCAAGACAAATTTGACCAGCCAGACCCTAACCAACCACCAGCCAATCCCCCAGCACCATCGAGACGACCACCAGGCAATAACTCACCATCGAGACGACCACCAGGCAATAACCAGCCATCGAGACGACCACCACCCAGTAACCCAGACCCTTGGACACCAGAACCAGCCATTACCCCAGACCCATGGCCTCAACCTCCCGCACGTCCCTCACCTCGACCTCGACCTCCTGTAAGACGcccaaataaaaacaagaacaaaaacaaaaacaagaacaagaacaagaacaagaacaagaaTAAGAATAAGAACAAGAAtaagaacaacaaaaacaacaataagaataataatagACGGCCAACTCCCCCTACTCCTAGGGTTCCTCCCCCTTACAACCTTCACTACTGGTAA